In Fluviicola taffensis DSM 16823, the following are encoded in one genomic region:
- the hutH gene encoding histidine ammonia-lyase: MNTFTITNEWVSLEKLDEILASNAQLAISEEAKSGIVKCRTYLDEKVAKSDRLIYGVNTGFGSLCDTAISNEDLEQLQRNLVLSHACGMGERVPEEIVRRLLILKIMGLSHGASGVQLETVERLVFFFNNHIHPVVFQQGSLGASGDLAPLAHLVLPLLGEGTVMFEGKEVTSSEINTRFGLSPIALRSKEGLALLNGTQFMSGYASYAISNARKLWKQFNEIAAISLDGFDGRKEPFGIQVNEIRNQVGQIKTAEIFRNLLGDSELANREKAHVQDPYSFRCIPQVHGASYDTIEHCATIVEREINAVTDNPTVFPDDDIVVSAGNFHGQPLALAMDFLAIALAEMGSISERRIYKSISGTRSLPAFLVAKPGLNSGFMITQYTCASIVSQNKQLCTPASIDTIDSSNGQEDHVSMGANAATKLFRVIDNCYSIQGIEILHACQSLEFRRPSKSSKRLEDIFANFRKKVPFVTEDRYMHPLMKASKEFVTTGI, from the coding sequence ATGAATACATTTACGATCACGAACGAATGGGTTTCTCTGGAAAAACTAGATGAAATCTTGGCGTCGAATGCTCAGTTAGCTATTAGCGAAGAAGCAAAATCAGGCATTGTTAAATGTCGTACCTATTTAGACGAAAAAGTAGCCAAAAGCGATCGTTTGATTTACGGAGTAAATACTGGTTTTGGAAGTTTGTGCGATACCGCAATTTCGAATGAAGATTTAGAGCAATTACAACGAAATTTGGTGCTTTCTCATGCTTGTGGAATGGGAGAGCGTGTTCCAGAAGAAATCGTAAGAAGATTGTTGATTTTGAAAATCATGGGACTTTCTCATGGTGCTTCAGGTGTTCAATTGGAAACCGTAGAACGTTTGGTTTTCTTCTTCAATAATCACATCCATCCAGTTGTTTTCCAACAAGGAAGTTTGGGTGCATCCGGGGATTTAGCTCCTCTTGCGCACTTGGTTTTGCCACTTTTGGGAGAAGGAACAGTGATGTTTGAAGGAAAAGAAGTGACAAGTTCTGAAATCAATACGCGTTTCGGATTGAGTCCGATTGCTTTGAGGTCGAAAGAAGGATTGGCTTTGTTAAACGGAACACAATTCATGTCTGGATATGCTTCTTATGCCATTTCAAACGCACGAAAACTATGGAAACAATTCAATGAAATTGCAGCTATTTCGTTGGATGGATTTGATGGACGTAAAGAACCTTTTGGTATTCAAGTAAATGAAATTCGCAACCAAGTTGGACAAATCAAAACAGCTGAAATTTTCAGAAATTTGTTGGGAGATAGTGAATTAGCGAATCGCGAAAAAGCACATGTTCAGGATCCGTATTCGTTTCGTTGTATTCCGCAAGTACATGGGGCTTCTTACGATACGATTGAACATTGTGCAACGATAGTAGAACGCGAAATCAATGCAGTTACTGATAATCCAACAGTGTTTCCAGATGATGACATCGTCGTTTCTGCAGGTAATTTTCACGGACAACCACTTGCTTTGGCAATGGATTTTCTGGCAATTGCTCTAGCCGAAATGGGGAGTATAAGCGAGCGAAGAATTTACAAATCCATTTCAGGAACTCGCAGTTTACCTGCATTTTTGGTTGCTAAACCAGGCTTGAATTCTGGATTTATGATTACACAGTATACATGTGCATCAATTGTGAGTCAGAACAAGCAATTGTGCACACCTGCAAGTATCGATACGATTGATTCGAGTAATGGACAAGAAGATCATGTTTCGATGGGAGCAAATGCTGCTACGAAATTGTTTCGTGTAATTGATAACTGTTATTCGATTCAAGGAATTGAGATTTTGCATGCCTGTCAATCTTTGGAATTTAGAAGACCATCAAAATCGAGTAAGCGATTGGAAGATATATTTGCTAATTTTAGAAAGAAAGTACCGTTTGTAACTGAAGATAGATACATGCATCCTTTGATGAAAGCGAGTAAAGAATTTGTAACAACTGGAATATGA
- a CDS encoding tetratricopeptide repeat-containing sensor histidine kinase yields the protein MAFPLVFFAQTDQRYLDSLETYLKKKDDSLKLRAISDLAWEYNSIDVSRAIRLNLKGLRIAQKLKRDYAVGQAYSDLGSSYYFKRDFDSSAYYFFKALPIAKKTNNKLEMAYVYHQLGALYKERADYQTSLKYNFTSLKLYLELKEKHQIALMYNNIGVNYEELKNYKLAYSYYQKSLQINKQEKDESGIARNYIGLGNISITRNELDKAYDYYEKASVIFEKLGWGIEYSSVINNMGDVLENKGQFAQALDKRKRALDVAVEIGDVQGQSRYNLYLADVLMKWKKFPEALNHIQNVEKLRTAEHSLEIEMDLYEMSSKYYFGTNDFKKGSAYLNKFHNLKDSVYSAELSENVASMEVKHNTQQLRLEKAESEAANLKLTNENLRGNQLRNYIILGAVILLLVGSVVFYLSNQKLKRFEERKRINAILQSEETERTRIARELHDGLGQLLSTARINAAAIDGVADEEDEVILNNAIELIDQAIGEVRVISHNLMPQALSDKGIVEALQELVVRTNTAKRTQVNFSCSDFASVIPKFVQLTIYRVVQEIVTNMLKHANATQITIELSGQESHFNLVVADNGKGFDLESIAKSDGIGWENIQTRLSLINAKFNLESTIGKGTSVTIEGQL from the coding sequence ATGGCATTTCCTCTTGTTTTTTTCGCTCAAACGGATCAACGCTATTTGGATTCTCTTGAAACCTACTTGAAAAAGAAGGATGATAGTTTAAAGTTACGGGCAATTAGTGATTTGGCTTGGGAATACAATTCTATAGATGTGTCCAGAGCAATTCGACTCAATTTGAAAGGATTGCGCATTGCCCAAAAATTGAAACGAGATTATGCTGTCGGGCAGGCTTACTCTGATTTGGGATCATCCTATTATTTCAAACGCGATTTTGATTCCTCCGCTTATTACTTTTTTAAAGCCCTTCCGATCGCTAAAAAAACAAATAATAAGCTTGAAATGGCTTATGTTTACCATCAATTAGGCGCATTGTATAAAGAACGTGCCGATTATCAAACTTCTTTGAAATACAATTTTACCTCTTTGAAATTGTACCTGGAACTCAAGGAAAAACACCAAATCGCTTTAATGTACAATAACATTGGAGTGAACTACGAAGAATTAAAGAACTATAAACTGGCTTATTCTTACTATCAGAAGTCGCTTCAGATTAATAAGCAGGAAAAAGACGAAAGCGGTATTGCCCGGAATTATATCGGTCTTGGTAATATTAGTATTACAAGGAACGAATTGGATAAGGCTTACGACTATTATGAAAAAGCATCCGTTATTTTTGAGAAACTGGGCTGGGGAATAGAATATTCTTCCGTGATCAACAATATGGGAGACGTGCTGGAAAACAAAGGTCAGTTTGCACAAGCTTTGGATAAAAGAAAAAGGGCTTTGGATGTTGCAGTAGAAATCGGAGATGTTCAGGGACAATCACGATACAATCTTTACCTAGCAGACGTACTGATGAAATGGAAGAAATTCCCGGAAGCACTTAACCATATTCAGAATGTTGAAAAATTGCGTACGGCAGAGCATTCACTGGAAATTGAAATGGACTTGTATGAAATGTCTTCCAAGTACTATTTCGGAACAAACGATTTTAAAAAAGGGAGTGCTTATTTAAATAAGTTCCATAATCTGAAAGATAGTGTTTACAGTGCGGAGCTTTCAGAGAATGTGGCTTCCATGGAGGTGAAACACAATACACAGCAATTAAGGCTTGAGAAAGCAGAGTCTGAAGCAGCAAATTTGAAGTTGACTAATGAGAATTTGAGAGGAAATCAACTACGGAATTACATTATTCTTGGAGCGGTCATTCTTCTTTTAGTTGGATCGGTTGTGTTTTATTTATCCAATCAAAAATTAAAGCGTTTTGAAGAACGAAAACGAATCAATGCGATACTTCAATCCGAAGAAACTGAACGAACTCGAATTGCAAGAGAATTACACGATGGCTTGGGGCAATTACTTTCAACTGCCCGAATCAATGCAGCTGCAATTGACGGAGTTGCCGATGAGGAAGATGAAGTAATTTTAAATAATGCTATCGAACTAATTGATCAGGCAATTGGAGAAGTACGAGTAATTTCTCACAATTTAATGCCGCAAGCTTTGTCTGATAAAGGAATAGTGGAAGCGCTTCAGGAATTGGTGGTTCGTACAAATACAGCGAAAAGGACGCAAGTGAATTTCAGTTGTTCGGATTTTGCTTCGGTAATTCCTAAGTTCGTTCAGTTAACAATTTATCGGGTGGTGCAGGAAATTGTAACGAATATGTTGAAGCATGCAAATGCGACTCAAATAACGATAGAATTATCAGGACAAGAATCTCATTTCAACCTGGTTGTTGCAGATAATGGTAAAGGATTTGATTTAGAATCGATTGCTAAAAGTGACGGGATTGGTTGGGAAAATATTCAAACGAGATTATCTTTGATTAATGCTAAATTCAACCTCGAAAGCACGATTGGAAAAGGCACAAGTGTAACCATTGAAGGACAGCTATGA
- the hisS gene encoding histidine--tRNA ligase has protein sequence MAQKPAIPKGTRDFLPDEVARRTYIFDTIKSVFKTYGFAPIETPSFELSSTLLGKYGEEGDRLIFRILNSGEKMKKADLDALKSENLARFANSLSEKALRYDLTVPFARFVVQHQNELSFPFKRYQIQPVWRADRPQHGRYQEFYQCDADVVGSDSLLYEVDFVQIFDQVLTNLQIPGFTVKINNRKILSGIAEVSGESDKIIDITVAIDKLDKIGEEGVVKELLEKGVSEKAIGIISPLFQITGSNEDRLNQMKTFLKNSEIGLKGIEELEFVLNQTTELGLERAEVEFDVTLARGLNYYTGAIFEVKVHDVKMGSICGGGRYDDLTGLFGLSGLSGVGISFGADRIYDVLNELDLYPENTNAGLTLLFANFGEKEATYCLKLTKKLRQNGLDCEVYPSVAKMQKQFKYADNRKVKFVAIVGEDELNKGIIQLKNMESGEQKELTESDLLQFFNK, from the coding sequence ATGGCACAAAAACCGGCAATTCCAAAAGGAACAAGAGATTTTTTACCCGATGAGGTAGCTCGCCGAACGTATATTTTCGACACAATTAAATCTGTTTTTAAAACGTATGGATTTGCCCCAATCGAAACACCTTCCTTTGAACTTTCTTCCACGTTGTTGGGAAAATATGGAGAAGAGGGAGATCGCTTGATTTTCCGTATTCTGAATTCAGGAGAGAAGATGAAAAAGGCAGATTTAGATGCGTTGAAGTCTGAAAACTTAGCTCGATTTGCAAATTCATTGTCTGAAAAAGCACTACGTTACGATTTAACCGTTCCTTTTGCACGTTTTGTGGTGCAACATCAAAATGAATTATCATTTCCATTTAAAAGATATCAAATTCAACCCGTTTGGAGAGCAGATCGTCCACAACACGGTCGCTACCAAGAGTTTTATCAGTGCGATGCTGATGTTGTTGGTTCCGATTCCTTATTGTACGAAGTAGATTTTGTGCAGATTTTCGACCAGGTATTGACGAATTTGCAAATTCCAGGATTCACAGTTAAAATAAACAACCGCAAGATTCTTTCGGGAATTGCTGAAGTTTCTGGCGAAAGCGATAAAATCATTGACATTACAGTTGCGATTGATAAACTGGATAAAATCGGTGAAGAAGGTGTTGTGAAAGAATTGCTTGAAAAAGGTGTTTCTGAAAAGGCGATTGGAATCATTTCTCCTTTGTTTCAGATTACTGGAAGCAATGAAGACCGTTTAAATCAAATGAAGACTTTCTTGAAAAATTCAGAAATTGGATTGAAGGGGATTGAAGAATTGGAATTCGTATTGAATCAAACTACTGAATTGGGGTTAGAACGCGCTGAAGTAGAATTCGATGTTACTCTAGCTCGTGGATTAAACTATTATACAGGAGCTATTTTCGAAGTGAAGGTACACGATGTGAAAATGGGATCCATTTGTGGTGGTGGTCGCTACGATGATTTAACTGGTTTATTCGGACTCTCTGGGCTTTCAGGAGTTGGGATTTCATTTGGAGCAGATCGAATTTATGATGTGTTGAATGAATTGGATTTATATCCAGAAAACACGAATGCAGGTTTGACTTTACTGTTTGCCAATTTTGGAGAAAAAGAGGCTACATACTGTCTGAAATTGACGAAAAAATTGCGTCAGAATGGGTTGGATTGTGAAGTGTATCCAAGTGTAGCTAAAATGCAAAAGCAATTCAAATATGCTGATAATCGCAAAGTGAAATTTGTTGCAATTGTTGGAGAAGATGAATTGAACAAAGGAATTATACAATTAAAAAATATGGAAAGCGGAGAGCAAAAAGAACTCACAGAGTCTGATCTTCTTCAGTTTTTCAACAAATAA
- a CDS encoding HmuY family protein, translating to MKKWLILGVIPIVCSCFKKEIPVEKPVSDATTSQVVIGSDYANQIYYDLETNSIIRQNNREVWDLAFEAGENGFHVLLNSAKVMAAAISNETDLAALTSDAGLTYTWDYHTGNLDSTVLKDWQISGKVYAIDLGSSLAGTNLGKRKLKIISVTDTEYKIQFANLNSTTFQTYTVPKSSTTGFTYFSMTGGGSLIDLEPNKETWDLLFTNYCHVFDEHTPYSVVGILSNRYGVKVQEVTIPFADFKYSDIVETSFENRINVIGYDWKTYDFDTGNYVISSNRTFVVKTINGRYFKIRFIDFYDDNGVKGAPKFELQELIP from the coding sequence ATGAAAAAGTGGCTAATTTTAGGAGTTATTCCCATTGTATGTTCTTGTTTTAAGAAAGAAATTCCAGTTGAGAAACCTGTTTCAGATGCAACAACTTCACAGGTCGTAATTGGTTCGGATTATGCCAATCAGATTTATTACGATTTGGAAACCAATTCAATCATTCGTCAAAATAATCGTGAAGTGTGGGATTTAGCTTTTGAAGCTGGTGAGAATGGATTTCACGTTTTGTTGAATTCAGCGAAAGTTATGGCCGCAGCTATTTCGAATGAAACTGATCTTGCAGCGCTTACTTCAGATGCTGGATTGACTTATACCTGGGATTACCATACAGGCAATTTAGATTCAACAGTCCTTAAAGACTGGCAAATTTCGGGGAAAGTATATGCCATTGACTTAGGATCTAGTTTAGCAGGAACAAATCTTGGAAAACGAAAATTGAAAATTATTTCTGTGACCGATACAGAGTACAAAATTCAATTTGCAAATTTAAATAGTACAACTTTCCAAACATATACCGTTCCGAAGTCTTCTACTACTGGGTTTACTTATTTCTCAATGACTGGAGGTGGTTCCTTGATTGATCTTGAGCCAAACAAAGAAACTTGGGATTTGTTATTCACCAATTATTGTCACGTTTTTGATGAGCATACGCCGTATTCAGTGGTGGGGATTTTATCCAATCGTTATGGAGTCAAAGTTCAAGAAGTAACTATTCCATTTGCGGATTTTAAGTATTCAGATATTGTAGAAACCAGTTTCGAAAATCGTATCAACGTAATTGGTTACGATTGGAAAACGTATGATTTTGACACTGGAAATTATGTTATTAGCAGTAACAGAACCTTTGTAGTGAAAACAATCAATGGTCGTTATTTCAAAATCCGATTTATTGATTTTTACGATGATAATGGAGTGAAAGGGGCTCCGAAGTTTGAGTTGCAGGAGTTGATTCCTTAA